A single Cucumis melo cultivar AY chromosome 4, USDA_Cmelo_AY_1.0, whole genome shotgun sequence DNA region contains:
- the LOC107991868 gene encoding uncharacterized protein LOC107991868, whose translation MDEQTNDQVQAVRQDVEGLKDQLAKILELLTTGRGKSVAGISSQVEVDLNQVLEDMPAYPQGFTPQRSSSPRMTYPTQNPNPITQQANHVSDPMSTPITESGKKISEEQGSRKRLEFLEERLRAIKGADMYGSIDAAQLCLISDVVIPAKFKTPDFEKYNGTTCPKSHLVMYCRKMSAYAHDDKLLIDCIQDNLVGSTSRWYMQLDGSQVHRWKDLADSFLKQYKYNIDMAPDRLDLRRMEKKEC comes from the coding sequence ATGGATGAGCAAACCAATGATCAGGTTCAAGCAGTTCGTCAAGACGTTGAAGGATTGAAAGATCAATTGGCAAAGATCTTAGAACTGCTCACTACTGGAAGAGGAAAGAGTGTTGCGGGGATTTCATCACAAGTGGAAGTAGATCTGAACCAGGTGCTAGAAGACATGCCTGCATACCCTCAAGGTTTTACTCCGCAAAGGTCGTCTAGTCCTCGCATGACTTATCCTACACAAAATCCTAATCCGATCACCCAACAGGCAAACCATGTGAGCGATCCAATGTCTACTCCAATTACAGAAAGTGGTAAGAAAATTTCAGAAGAGCAGGGTAGTAGAAAAAGACTAGAATTTCTAGAAGAAAGATTACGTGCCATTAAAGGTGCAGACATGTATGGGAGTATCGACGCAGCACAACTATGTTTGATATCAGATGTGGTGATCCCTGCCAAATTCAAGACTCCAGATTTTGAGAAGTACAATGGAACCACATGCCCAAAAAGTCATCTAGTTATGTACTGTCGGAAAATGTCAGCTTACGCTCATGATGATAAATTGTTGATTGATTGCATCCAAGACAACTTAGTCGGCTCGACTTCTCGCTGGTACATGCAATTGGATGGTTCACAAGTGCATAGGTGGAAGGATCTTgctgattcttttttaaaacaatataagTACAACATTGATATGGCACCCGATCGTCTGGATCTTCGGagaatggaaaaaaaagaatgttga